Proteins found in one Sulfurirhabdus autotrophica genomic segment:
- a CDS encoding rhodanese-like domain-containing protein, which produces MQQISPDGLQQWLGDQTRVQPFLLDVREPWEYETCHIEGSRLIPMNQVPDKFEGLDKMADIVVICHHGVRSYRVAQFLEHYGFAKVYNLQSGVDGWAKEVDPAMRLY; this is translated from the coding sequence ATGCAACAAATTAGCCCTGATGGATTGCAGCAATGGCTGGGCGATCAAACGCGGGTGCAGCCTTTTTTACTGGATGTGCGCGAACCTTGGGAGTATGAAACTTGTCATATTGAAGGTTCCAGATTAATTCCGATGAATCAGGTCCCCGACAAGTTTGAAGGTTTGGATAAAATGGCTGATATTGTGGTCATTTGCCATCACGGTGTGCGTAGCTACCGTGTCGCTCAATTTTTGGAACATTATGGGTTTGCCAAGGTTTATAATTTACAAAGTGGTGTGGATGGTTGGGCCAAAGAAGTGGATCCCGCCATGCGACTATATTAA